Proteins encoded in a region of the Acipenser ruthenus chromosome 54, fAciRut3.2 maternal haplotype, whole genome shotgun sequence genome:
- the LOC117398024 gene encoding tubulin polymerization-promoting protein family member 3-like: MAEGAADLAELAKSFKKFAVHGDTKASGQEMTGKNFVKLCKDCRVIDGKNITSTDVDIVFTKVKSKSARVVNFEQFKQALKELAPKRFKGKGEEEALQETYRLIAGKEPANIGVTKTAKAGAVDRLTDTAKFTGAHKERFDETGKGRGRAGREELPDTSGYVGAYKGAGTYEEKVKESQ, translated from the exons ATGGCAGAAGGTGCAGCGGACTTGGCTGAGCTGGCAAAATCCTTCAAGAAGTTTGCAGTCCATGGAGATACCAAGGCCAGCGGTCAGGAGATGACCGGGAAGAACTTCGTCAAGCTGTGCAAGGACTGCCGGGTCATCGACGGAAAAAACATCACCAGCACCGACGTGGACATTGTCTTCACCAAAGTCAA GTCCAAGTCAGCCAGAGTGGTGAACTTTGAGCAGTTCAAGCAGGCTCTGAAGGAGCTCGCTCCCAAGAGATTCAAAGGGAAGGGCGAGGAAGAGGCACTGCAGGAGACCTACCGTCTGATAGCGGGCAAGGAGCCAGCTAACATCGGGGTGACC AAAACAGCAAAGGCAGGCGCAGTGGACAGACTGACCGACACGGCCAAGTTCACCGGCGCGCACAAGGAACGCTTCGATGAAACGGGGAAGGGGCGTGGCCGGGCGGGGCGGGAGGAACTCCCGGACACCAGCGGGTACGTGGGGGCGTATAAGGGAGCAGGGACCTACGAGGAGAAAGTGAAGGAGAGCCAGTGA